One window of the Zea mays cultivar B73 chromosome 3, Zm-B73-REFERENCE-NAM-5.0, whole genome shotgun sequence genome contains the following:
- the LOC103652644 gene encoding clathrin heavy chain 1, giving the protein MAAANAPIAMREALTLTSLGIAPQFVTFTHVTMESEKYICVRETSPQNSVVIIDMAMPMQPLRRPITADSALMNPNTRILALKAQIPGTTQDHLQIFNIEAKTKVKSHQMPEQVVFWKWITPKLLGLVTQTSVYHWSIEGDSEPLKMFDRTANLANNQIINYRCDPAEKWLVLIGIAPGAPERPQLVKGNMQLFSVDQQRSQALEAHAASFATFKVVGNENPSTLICFASKTTNAGQITSKLHVIELGAQPGKPGFSKKQADLFFPPDFQDDFPVAMQVSQKYGLIYVITKLGLLFVYDLETAAAVYRNRISPDPIFLTAESSSTGGFYAINRRGQVLHATVNDATVVPFVSGQLNNLELAVNLAKRANLPGAENLVVQRFQELFAQTKYKEAAELAAESPQGLLRTPETVAKFQSVPVQAGQTPPLLQYFGTLLTRGKLNAFESLELSRLVVNQNKKNLLENWLAEDKLECSEELGDLVKTVDNDLALKIYIKARATPKVVAAFAERREFDKILIYSKQVGYTPDYLFLLQTILRTDPQGAVNFALMMSQMEGGCPVDYNTITDLFLQRNMIREATAFLLDVLKPNLPEHAFLQTKVLEINLVTYPNVADAILANGMFSHYDRPRIAQLCEKAGLYLRALQHYSELPDIKRAIVNTHVIEPQALVEFFGTLSREWALECMKDLLLVNLRGNLQIVVQAAKEYSEQLGVDACIKLFEQFKSYEGLYFFLGSYLSSSEDPDIHFKYIEAAARTGQIKEVERVTRESNFYDAEKTKNFLMEAKLPDARPLINVCDRFGFVPDLTHYLYTNNMLRYIEGYVQKVNPGNAPLVVGQLLDDECPEDFIKGLILSVRSLLPVEPLVDECEKRNRLRLLTQFLEHLVSEGSQDVHVHNALGKIIIDSNNNPEHFLTTNPFYDSRVVGKYCEKRDPTLAVVAYRRGQCDDELINVTNKNSLFKLQARYVVERMDGDLWDKVLQPENEYRRQLIDQVVSTALPESKSPEQVSAAVKAFMTADLPHELIELLEKIVLQNSAFSGNFNLQNLLILTAIKADPSRVMDYVNRLDNFDGPAVGEVAVEAQLYEEAFAIFKKFNLNVQAVDVLLDNIRSIERAEEFAFRVEEDAVWSQVAKAQLREGLVSEAIESFIRADDAAHFLDVIRAAEEANVYNDLVKYLLMVRQKAREPKVDGELIFAYAKIDRLSDIEEFILMPNVANLQNVGDRLYDEELYEAAKIIYAFISNWAKLAVTLVKLKQFQGAVDAARKANSAKTWKEVCFACVDAEEFRLAQICGLNIIVQVDDLEEVSEYYQNRGCFNELIALMESGLGLERAHMGIFTELGVLYARYRSEKLMEHIKLFSTRLNIPKLIRACDEQQHWKELTYLYIQYDEFDNAATTIMNHSPDAWDHMQFKDVCVKVANVELYYKAVHFYLQEHPDLINDMLNVLALRLDHTRVVDIMRKAGQLHLVKPYMVAVQSNNVSAVNEALNELYVEEEDYERLRESVDMHDNFDQIGLAQKLEKHELLEMRRIAAYIYKKAGRWKQSIALSKKDNMYKDCMETCSQSGDRELSEDLLVYFIEQGKKECFASCLFICYDLIRPDVALELAWMNNMVDFAFPYLLQFIREYTSKVDDLVKDKIESQNEERAKEKEEKDLVAQQNMYAQLLPLALPAPPMPGMGGPPPPMGGMGMPPMGGMGMPPMGPGPMPAFGMPPMGSY; this is encoded by the exons atggcggcggccaacgCCCCCATCGCCATGCGCGAGGCGCTCACG CTCACGAGCCTGGGCATCGCGCCGCAGTTCGTCACCTTCACCCACGTCACCATGGAGTCGGAGAAGTACATCTGCGTCCGCGAGACCTCCCCGCAGAACAGCGTCGTCATCATCGACATGGCCATGCCCATGCAGCCGCTCCGACGGCCCATCACCGCCGACTCCGCCCTCATGAACCCCAACACCAGGATCCTCGCCCTCAAAG CCCAAATACCTGGAACAACACAGGATCACCTCCAAATATTCAACATCGAGGCTAAGACTAAGGTCAAGTCCCACCAGATGCCGGAGCAG GTTGTATTCTGGAAATGGATCACTCCCAAATTGTTGGGTTTAGTGACACAAACATCTGTTTACCACTGGTCGATTGAAGGTGATTCTGAGCCCTTGAAGATGTTTGATAGGACAGCTAATCTGGCAAACAATCAGATCATCAACTATCGATGTGACCCAGCGGAGAAGTGGCTTGTACTTATTGGAATTGCACCTGGAGCCCCAGAG AGGCCACAACTGGTGAAGGGAAATATGCAACTTTTTTCTGTCGATCAACAGCGTAGCCAGGCACTTGAAGCCCACGCAGCATCTTTTGCAACATTTAAG GTTGTTGGTAATGAGAATCCATCAACTCTTATTTGTTTCGCCTCAAAGACAACTAATGCTGGACAGATCACTTCAAAGTTGCATGTTATTGAACTGGGTGCACAGCCAG GGAAACCTGGTTTTTCTAAGAAACAAGCCGACCTCTTCTTCCCCCCAGATTTCCAGGATGATTTTCCTGTAGCTATGCAG GTTTCACAAAAGTATGGGCTTATCTATGTAATTACTAAGCTTGGCCTTTTGTTTGTATATGACTTGGAAACTGCCGCGGCAGTTTACAGAAATAGAATCAGTCCAGACCCTATATTCTTGACGGCGGAATCTTCCTCTACTGGTGGATTTTATGCCATCAACAGAAGAGGGCAGGTTTTACATGCCACAGTTAATGATGCAACTGTTGTACCTTTTGTCAGTGGCCAA TTAAACAACCTTGAGCTTGCTGTGAATCTGGCCAAGAGAGCTAACCTTCCAGGCGCTGAGAACTTG GTTGTGCAAAGATTCCAGGAACTGTTTGCACAGACAAAATACAAGGAAGCAGCTGAGCTTGCCGCAGAATCTCCCCAGGGTCTCCTGAGGACGCCTGAGACTGTGGCAAAATTTCAG AGTGTTCCTGTGCAAGCTGGGCAAACGCCCCCACTCTTGCAGTACTTTGGCACATTGCTTACTCGAGGGAAGCTCAATGCCTTTGAGTCTCTTGAGCTATCTCGACTTGTCGTCAATCAGAACAAAAAGAATCTTCTTGAAAACTGGTTGGCAGAAGATAAGCTGGAGTGTAGCGAAGAACTAGGAGACCTTGTCAAG ACTGTGGACAATGATCTTGCACTGAAAATATACATAAAGGCTAGGGCAACCCCTAAAGTTGTTGCTGCTTTTGCTGAAAGGAGGGAGTTTGACAAGATACTGATATACTCAAAGCAG GTTGGGTACACTCCAGATTATCTCTTCCTCCTCCAGACCATCTTGCGTACAGATCCACAG GGAGCTGTGAACTTTGCTCTTATGATGTCACAAATGGAGGGAGGCTGCCCAGTAGATTATAATACAATAACTGATCTTTTCCTTCAG AGAAATATGATACGGGAGGCAACAGCTTTTCTGTTGGATGTTCTGAAACCAAACTTGCCAGAGCATGCTTTTCTTCAAACCAAG GTTTTGGAGATAAACTTAGTGACTTACCCGAATGTTGCTGATGCCATTCTTGCTAATGGTATGTTCAGTCATTATGATCGCCCTCGTATTGCTCAGCTGTGTGAAAAGGCTGGGTTGTACTTGCGAGCCCTCCAG CATTACTCAGAGTTGCCTGATATCAAGCGTGCCATTGTAAATACCCATGTCATTGAACCACAG GCACTTGTTGAGTTCTTTGGCACATTGTCAAGAGAGTGGGCTTTGGAATGCATGAAAGACCTTCTACTGGTTAATCTGAGGGGAAATCTTCAGATTGTTGTGCAG GCCGCGAAAGAATACTCTGAGCAGCTAGGGGTTGATGCTTGCATCAAATTATTTGAGCAATTCAAATCTTATGAGGGCCTTTACTTTTTCTTGGGATCCTATCTGAGCTCCAG CGAGGACCCAGATATCCATTTCAAGTACATAGAAGCAGCAGCAAGGACTGGACAAATCAAAGAAGTTGAACGTGTAACCAGAGAGTCAAACTTCTATGATGCTGAGAAGACAAAGAACTTTTTGATGGAAGCAAAACTACCTGATGCCCGTCCACTGATTAATGTTTGTGATCGCTTTGGTTTTGTGCCAGATCTCACTCACTATCTGTACACAAACAACATGCTTCGATATATCGAAGGCTATGTTCAGAAG GTGAATCCCGGGAATGCTCCATTGGTAGTGGGGCAATTACTTGATGATGAATGCCCTGAAGATTTTATCAAGGGTTTGATCCTCTCTGTTCGTTCTCTCCTCCCTGttgagcctttggttgatgaaTGTGAGAAGAG GAACCGCCTACGTTTGCTCACTCAATTCTTGGAGCACTTAGTGAGTGAAGGTAGCCAAGATGTGCATGTCCATAATGCTCTTGGTAAAATCATCATTGACAGCAACAACAATCCTGAGCATTTCCTTACTACCAACCCATTTTACGACTCTCGTGTTGTGGGTAAATATTGTGAAAAGCGGGATCCTACACTTGCTGTTGTTGCTTACAGACGTGGGCAGTGTGACGATGAACTTATTAACGTCACTAACAAGAATTCGTTATTCAAGCTGCAAGCTAG GTATGTGGTTGAGAGAATGGATGGTGATCTGTGGGATAAAGTTCTTCAGCCCGAGAATGAATATAGAAGGCAACTCATTGACCAAGTGGTTTCGACTGCATTACCTGAGAGCAAGAGCCCCGAGCAAGTGTCTGCTGCTGTTAAGGCTTTCATGACTGCTGACCTGCCACATGAACTGATTGAGCTTCTTGAAAAGATTGTTCTTCAGAATTCTGCTTTCAGTGGAAATTTCAATCTGCAGAACCTGCTCATCTTGACTGCTATCAAAGCAGATCCATCCAGAGTCATGGACTATGTCAACAGACTTGATAACTTCGATGGGCCTGCTGTTGGAGAAGTTGCTGTTGAAGCACAACTGTATGAGGAGGCTTttgctatattcaagaagttcaaCTTAAATGTGCAGGCTGTCGATGTTCTCTTGGACAACATCCGGAGCATAGAAAGAGCTGAGGAATTTGCTTTCCGTGTTGAAGAAGATGCTGTTTGGAGCCAGGTTGCCAAAGCCCAGTTACGTGAAGGTCTGGTCAGTGAAGCAATTGAGTCCTTCATTCGTGCAGATGATGCTGCACACTTCCTTGATGTCATCCGTGCAGCCGAGGAAGCTAATGTGTACAATGATTTAGTGAAGTACCTTCTGATGGTAAGGCAAAAGGCACGGGAACCCAAAGTCGATGGAGAACTCATTTTTGCATATGCTAAGATTGACAGGCTCAGTGATATTGAGGAATTCATTCTTATGCCAAACGTTGCCAACCTTCAAAATGTTGGTGACCGTCTGTATGACGAAGAACTATATGAAGCTGCAAAAATCATCTATGCTTTCATCTCAAACTGGGCTAAGCTGGCTGTTACCCTGGTTAAGCTGAAGCAGTTTCAAGGTGCTGTGGATGCTGCTCGCAAGGCTAACAGTGCCAAAACATGGAAGGAGGTCTGCTTTGCTTGTGTTGACGCCGAGGAGTTCCGTCTTGCACAAATTTGTGGTCTCAATATTATTGTTCAG GTTGATGACTTGGAAGAAGTCAGTGAGTACTACCAAAATAGAGGATGCTTCAATGAACTCATTGCTCTCATGGAGAGTGGTCTTGGACTTGAACGTGCACACATGGGCATCTTCACAGAATTGGGAGTTCTATATGCTAGATACCGCTCTGAGAAGCTTATGGAACACATCAAACTTTTCTCCACACGTCTCAATATTCCTAAGCTTATTCGAGCTTGTGATGAACAGCAGCACTGGAAAGAACTTACCTACCTGTACATACAATATGATGAATTTGACAATGCTGCCACCACTATTATGAACCACTCTCCAGATGCATGGGATCATATGCAGTTCAAGGATGTTTGTGTTAAAGTTGCAAATGTTGAGCTATACTACAAGGCAGTTCACTTCTATTTGCAGGAGCATCCTGATCTCATCAATGATATGCTGAATGTGCTTGCACTTCGTTTAGATCATACCAGAGTTGTAGACATAATGCGCAAG GCTGGTCAATTGCATCTTGTGAAACCATATATGGTTGCAGTTCAGAGTAACAATGTCTCTGCTGTGAATGAAGCCTTGAACGAACTTTATGTTGAAGAGGAAGACTACGAGAGACTCCGTGAATCAGTTGATATGCATGACAACTTTGACCAAATAGGTCTTGCCCAGAAG CTTGAGAAGCATGAATTGCTGGAGATGAGGAGGATTGCTGCCTACATTTACAAGAAGGCTGGCAGGTGGAAGCAATCCATTGCTCTATCAAAGAAAGATAACATGTACAAGGATTGTATGGAGACATGCTCACAATCTGGTGACCGTGAACTGTCAGAGGACTTGCTTGTCTATTTCATCGAGCAG ggtaagaaagaatgCTTTGCTTCCTGCCTCTTCATTTGCTACGACCTGATCCGGCCGGATGTCGCTCTTGAGCTTGCATGGATGAATAACATGGTGGACTTTGCCTTCCCGTACCTGTTGCAG TTCATCCGTGAATACACTAGCAAGGTGGATGATTTAGTGAAGGACAAAATCGAGTCACAGAATGAAGAAAGAGCCAAAGAGAAGGAGGAGAAAGATCTTGTGGCTCAGCAG AACATGTATGCGCAACTGCTTCCTCTTGCCCTGCCTGCTCCGCCAATGCCCGGCATGGGTGGCCCTCCACCTCCGATGGGCGGAATGGGCATGCCTCCGATGGGCGGGATGGGCATGCCGCCGATGGGCCCTGGTCCGATGCCAGCATTCGGGATGCCACCAATGGGAAGCTACTGA